One Falco biarmicus isolate bFalBia1 chromosome 13, bFalBia1.pri, whole genome shotgun sequence genomic region harbors:
- the MTERF4 gene encoding transcription termination factor 4, mitochondrial: MAGLLLRGGGRAAAAGLAPGLGRGCCGEAAGLRAMGFSEEQARRLRGLQPRLGPERREAAAAQLLLLGLSAEAALGLLERSPELLRLPPEQLQERAGELRRLGLQGGRLRRAVSRCPQLFTLPRRRMAAVVRLLRERCLFTAEQLQEVLGTCPAVLLEEPARLHLHFQYAYFRMGVQQKEMVKAQLFRTPFAELRNRHIFLERRGLYQTPHKSQTQTSNPKLKDILELPEGAFLASLARSTPEEYEVFKQLLTREEEEEEEEDRDALYKEEDEDLDREGSKAAWE, encoded by the exons AtggcggggctgctgctgcgcggcggcgggcgggcggccgcggcgggcctGGCGCCGGGGCTGGGCCGCGGCTGctgcggggaggcggcggggctgcgggccaTGGGCTTCAGCGAGGAGCAGGCCCGGCGGCTCCGCGGGCTCCAGCCGCGGCTCGGGCCTGAGCGCCGGGAGGCGGCTGCGgcgcagctgctgctgctggggctcagcGCCGAGGCCgcgctggggctgctggagcgGAGCCCGGAGCTGCTGCGGCTGCCGccggagcagctgcaggagcgcGCCGGGGAACTGCGGcgcctggggctgcagggag GCCGGCTGCGGCGGGCGGTGAGCCGCTGCCCCCAGCTCTTCACGCTGCCCCGGAGGCGGATGGCGGCGGTCGTGCGGCTGCTGCGGGAGCGGTGCCTGTTCACGgcggagcagctgcaggaggtgctggggacCTGCCCCGccgtgctgctggaggagcccgCCCGCCTCCACCTCCACTTCCag TATGCCTACTTCAGGATGGGGGTCCAGCAGAAGGAGATGGTGAAGGCCCAGCTTTTCCGAACGCCCTTCGCCGAGCTCAGGAACCGGCACATCTTCCTGGAGCGGCGGGGGCTCTACCAGACCCCACACAAAAGCCAGACCCAAACCAGCAACCCAAAGCTGAAGGACATCCTGGAGCTCCCGGAGGGAGCCTTCCTGGCCAGCCTGGCCCGTTCCACCCCAGAGGAGTATGAGGTCTTCAAGCAGCTGCTGACTcgagaggaggaagaggaggaggaggaggacagggaTGCACTGTacaaagaggaagatgaagacCTGGATAGGGAAGGAAGTAAAGCAGCCTGGGAGTGA